The following are encoded in a window of Panicum virgatum strain AP13 chromosome 5N, P.virgatum_v5, whole genome shotgun sequence genomic DNA:
- the LOC120676212 gene encoding uncharacterized protein LOC120676212: MEEDTGQGPHENLAEPPPAAEAEVEDEDEEDDGFSFPAPPLAADACIVPVYPIFGRPPSPPPPAPGEDEPETATVRVPLGRLLLEEREFRALRQDARSESARAWQDDDDGDGDGASASADEELEGVPPESYCLWAPGGGQASAPAYPRRCRKSGSTGSVLRWRRISDRLVGRSHSDGKEKFVFLTAAAATGPEPPSPPPPGHKEEEEGGGSNRVRDGGGAAHQLRYYGRGGGGGGGGGSGSRRRSYLPYKQELVGLFANVSGLRRSYHPF; encoded by the coding sequence ATGGAGGAGGACACGGGGCAGGGTCCCCACGAGAACCTCGCGgagcctcctcccgccgccgaggccgaggtggaggacgaggacgaggaagaCGACGGGTTCAGCTTccccgccccgccgctcgccgccgacgcgtgcATCGTGCCCGTGTACCCGATCTTCGGccggccgccgtccccgccgcccccggcgccggGGGAGGACGAGCCGGAGACGGCCACCGTGCGGGTGCCGCTGGGCCGGCTCCTGCTGGAGGAGCGGGAGTTCCGCGCGCTGCGGCAGGACGCGCGGTCGGAGAGCGCGCGGGCGTGGcaggacgatgacgacggcgatggcgacgggGCCTCGGCCAGCGCGGACGAGGAGCTGGAGGGCGTGCCGCCAGAGAGCTACTGCCTGtgggcgcccggcggcggccaggcgtcggcgccggcgtacCCGCGGCGGTGCCGGAAGAGCGGCTCCACGGGGTCGGTCCTCCGCTGGCGCCGCATCAGCGACCGCCTCGTCGGTCGGAGCCACAGCGACGGCAAGGAGAAGTTCGTGTtcctgaccgccgccgccgccaccggtccggagcctccttctcctccgcctcctggtcacaaggaagaggaggaaggcggTGGCAGCAACCGAGtccgcgatggcggcggcgcggcccatCAGTTGAGATATTacggcagaggcggcggcggcggcggcggcggcggcagcggcagccggAGGCGCTCGTACCTGCCGTACAAGCAAGAGCTTGTCGGGCTGTTCGCCAACGTCAGCGGGCTGCGCCGGAGCTATCACCCGTTCTAA